In one Carassius carassius chromosome 48, fCarCar2.1, whole genome shotgun sequence genomic region, the following are encoded:
- the LOC132131261 gene encoding stromal cell-derived factor 1-like — MDSKVLVLVALLTVAIWSPEADAKPISLVERCWCRSTHNTVPQRSIREIKFLHTPSCPFQVIAKLKNNREVCINPKTKWLQQYLKNAISKIKKKRSE, encoded by the exons atGGACAGCAAAGTCCTAGTGCTGGTGGCCCTGCTGACGGTCGCCATATGGAGCCCAGAGGCTGACG CTAAACCCATCAGTCTGGTGGAGAGATGTTGGTGTCGGTCCACTCACAACACCGTCCCGCAGAGGAGCATCCGTGAGATTAAGTTCCTCCACACACCCAGCTGTCCTTTCCAAGTCAT TGCCAAGCTGAAGAACAACAGAGAGGTCTGCATCAACCCCAAAACCAAATGGTTGCAGCAGTATCTAAAGAATGCCATTAGCAA AATAAAGAAGAAGCGCTCagagtaa